Proteins from one Hemicordylus capensis ecotype Gifberg chromosome 7, rHemCap1.1.pri, whole genome shotgun sequence genomic window:
- the LOC128333386 gene encoding guanylate-binding protein 1-like, with translation MASRNHMPAPMCLIENRARKLVICQQALRLLSEINTPVVVVAIVGLYRTGKSYLMNKLAGKNSGFPLGSTVQANTKGIWMWCVPYPGKPDQTLVLLDTEGLGDVEKGDSQNDSWIFALSVLLSSTLVYNSIGTIDQQAMDQLHYVTELTQHIKAKNQTTENPQGRDDSAEFVRFFPTFVWALRDFTLQLQLDGHSISEDEYLENALKLKRDKGDSRNIQLFNQPRECIRMYFPTRKCFVFDRPTSRKNLARLEEMQESELEPDFVEQAHQFCRYIYRNSKQKTIPGGHVVNGRLLANLVVTYVGTISSGEVPCMENAVLALAEIENSAAVHDAVVRYVELMDQKLNLPTETVQELLGIHAQCEETAIKVFMGRAFKDDKRQFQVELMKTLDQKKEEYCMKNERKSTQRCLALLKRLSQELEEKLKKGIYNNPGGYQNFLKDQKSIREQYQKESGKGVMAEATLQQFLKDKEVVGRAILQSDEALTEKEKEMAAAKAKAETAEREQEIQKQQLATEKQKLEDQRRSYEANIKQLEQKMVKERKALLEEQERMVECKLKEQEAMLREGFKKHAAQLNNEIQQLKQENENVQKPSWLPGILGTLADAASLVLPGWFRVGAMAFSNWMKQL, from the exons ATGGCCTCCAGAAACCACATGCCCGCTCCCATGTGCCTCATTGAGAACAGGGCCAGAAAGCTTGTGATCTGTCAACAGGCCCTTCGGCTGCTCTCTGAAATTAATACGCCCGTGGTGGTGGTCGCCATTGTGGGACTCTACCGAACAGGCAAATCCTACCTCATGAACAAACTCGCAGGGAAAAATTCAG GTTTCCCTCTGGGCTCTACGGTACAAGCAAACACCAAGGGTATCTGGATGTGGTGTGTTCCCTACCCTGGCAAACCAGACCAAACTCTTGTGCTTCTGGATACAGAGGGACTCGGAGATGTGGAAAAG GGTGATTCCCAGAATGACTCCTGGATCTTTGCTTTGTCTGTGCTCCTTAGTAGCACTCTGGTCTACAACAGCATAGGCACCATCGACCAGCAAGCTATGGATCAGCTTCA CTATGTGACAGAGCTGACCCAGCACATCAAAGCAAAGAACCAAACCACAGAGAACCCCCAGGGACGAGACGATTCTGCTGAGTTTGTCCGCTTCTTCCCAACTTTCGTCTGGGCCTTGAGAGATTTCACATTGCAGCTGCAACTGGATGGGCACTCCATCAGTGAAGACGAGTATCTGGAAAATGCTTTGAAATTAAAGAGAGATAAAG GTGACTCCCGCAATATCCAGTTGTTCAACCAGCCCCGTGAATGCATTCGGATGTACTTCCCCACCCGGAAATGCTTTGTCTTTGACCGCCCTACCAGTAGGAAGAACCTGGCTCGGCTGGAAGAGATGCAGGAGAGTGAACTAGAGCCTGATTTTGTGGAACAGGCACACCAGTTCTGCCGTTACATCTATAGAAATTCCAAACAAAAAACCATCCCTGGTGGGCACGTTGTCAATGGCCGCT TGCTGGCAAACTTGGTGGTGACTTACGTGGGCACCATCAGCAGTGGGGAAGTGCCTTGCATGGAGAATGCCGTACTGGCCCTGGCAGAGATTGAGAACTCGGCAGCTGTGCATGATGCTGTTGTCCGCTACGTGGAGCTGATGGATCAGAAGCTGAATCTGCCCACGGAGACTGTCCAGGAGCTGCTGGGGATACATGCCCAGTGTGAGGAGACGGCCATAAAGGTGTTCATGGGCCGTGCCTTCAAGGACGACAAGCGTCAATTCCAAGTTGAACTCATG AAAACCTTGGATCAAAAGAAGGAGGAATACTGCATGAAGAATGAGCGGAAATCGACACAACGCTGCTTAGCTCTGTTGAAGCGGCTGTCTCAGGAGTTGGAGGAAAAGCTCAAGAAGGGCATCTACAACAACCCTGGTGGCTACCAGAACTTCCTGAAAGACCAGAAGAGTATAAGAGAGCAATACCAGAAAGAGTCTGGGAAAGGAGTGATG gCAGAAGCCACCCTGCAGCAGTTCCTGAAGGACAAGGAGGTTGTCGGCAGAGCCATACTTCAAAGCGATGAAGCCCTCacggagaaagagaaggaaatggcAG CTGCAAAGGCAAAGGCAGAGACAGCGGAACGAGAACAGGAgattcagaagcagcagctggctaCAGAAAAACAGAAGCTGGAGGACCAGCGAAGAAGTTATGAGGCGAACATTAAACAGTTGGAGCAGAAGATGGTGAAAGAAAGGAAGGCGTTATTGGAAGAGCAGGAGAGGATGGTGGAATGTAAACTTAAG GAACAAGAGGCTATGTTGAGAGAGGGATTCAAGAAGCATGCTGCTCAGCTGAATAATGAGATTCAGCAGCTGAAGCAAGAGAACGAGAACGTCCAGAAGCCGTCTTGGCTTCCAGGGATACTGGGAACCCTGGCTGATGCAGCCTCATTAGTATTGCCAGGTTGGTTCCGTGTAGGTGCCATGGCATTTTCCAATTGGATGAAGCAGCTGTAA
- the LOC128333319 gene encoding guanylate-binding protein 1-like produces MAPEIRMAAPVCFIENRPDGKLVVQEEAAKLLAGIHQPVVVVAIVGLYRTGKSYLMNRLAGKRRGFCLGATVQGQTKGIWMWCLPHPHRPDHTLVLLDTEGLGDVQKGNTQNDAWVFALSILLSSTLVYNSMGTIDQNALEKLHYVTELTKKIRVRSSSRDCRENENSAEFVRFFPDFIWAVRDFTLQLEIDGRSVSEDGYLEAALKLQQGDTEQIKKCNLPRLCIRKFFRSRKCFTFDRPTSRRNLPRLEELEEDDLEADFLEPVASFCQHIWETSQPKTIPGGQIVTGRMLTTLAKNYTDAINSGIVPCLENAVLALAEIENAAAVRKAISHYEAQMGQRLVLPTGTVEELLQVHAECEREATAIFLACGFGDSIEQFQAELVQQLQKKKEEFCKRNEQVSYDRCCALLLELSQALEDGISKGIYSVPGGYKHFLERQNEILEKYRWVPEKGIQADKALEEFMKSKETVAKSILQMDNALTDKEKAIEAESARAKAAELQQKMLELEQAKLVQMVKDQERTHAEQMQLLKEKVEEEKMRMQEETEKMVQHKLKEQEQLLKEGFQETSREMAEEIKSLRKENKTPDWVAISSQIRGIFESVAPLIFQYKMMSKLSSQPNAEKK; encoded by the exons ATGGCTCCAGAGATCCGCATGGCCGCTCCTGTCTGCTTCATTGAGAACAGACCTGATGGGAAACTGGTGGTCCAAGAGGAGGCTGCAAAGTTGCTTGCAGGGATCCACcagccagtggtggtggtggccattgtgGGGCTGTACCGCACCGGCAAGTCCTACCTCATGAACCGGCTTGCTGGCAAGAGAAGAG GCTTTTGTCTAGGTGCCACAGTGCAGGGGCAAACCAAGGGCATCTGGATGTGGTGCCTCCCTCATCCTCACAGGCCTGACCATACACTGGTGTTGCTGGACACAGAGGGGTTGGGAGATGTGCAGAAG GGCAATACACAGAATGATGCTTGGGTCTTTGCACTGTCCATTCTGCTCAGCAGCACCCTGGTGTACAACAGCATGGGCACCATTGATCAgaatgccttggagaagctgca CTATGTTACTGAGCTGACAAAAAAGATAAGAGTCAGATCTTCATCCAGAGATTGCCGAGAAAATGAGAATTCTGCCGAATTTGTCCGTTTCTTCCCAGACTTCATTTGGGCTGTGCGGGATTTCACGCTGCAACTGGAGATAGACGGACGCTCTGTGAGTGAGGATGGATACCTGGAGGCTGCTCTGAAATTACAGCAAG GTGACACAGAGCAAATCAAGAAGTGTAACCTGCCCCGACTGTGTATCCGCAAATTCTTTCGATCACGGAAATGTTTCACGTTTGACCGTCCAACTAGCAGGAGAAACTTGCCTCGGCTGGAGGAACTGGAAGAGGATGATTTGGAGGCAGATTTCTTGGAACCAGTGGCCTCTTTCTGTCAACATATCTGGGAGACTTCCCAACCCAAGACAATCCCAGGAGGCCAGATTGTCACTGGAAGAA TGCTCACAACCTTGGCGAAGAATTACACCGACGCTATCAACAGTGGGATTGTGCCTTGCTTGGAGAATGCGGTGCTGGCCCTGGCTGAGATTGAGAATGCAGCTGCGGTGCGCAAGGCCATTTCCCATTACGAAGCGCAGATGGGGCAACGCTTGGTGCTGCCCACAGGCACGGTTGAAGAGCTGCTGCAGGTGCACGCTGAGTGCGAGAGGGAGGCGACTGCAATATTCCTGGCCTGTGGCTTTGGGGACAGCATTGAACAATTCCAAGCAGAACTTGTG CAACAActgcagaagaagaaggaagagttcTGCAAGAGGAATGAACAGGTGTCGTATGATCGCTGCTGTGCTCTGCTTCTAGAACTTTCCCAGGCGCTGGAGGATGGAATCAGCAAGGGCATCTACTCTGTGCCTGGGGGCTACAAACACTTTCTGGAGAGGCAGAATGAAATTCTGGAGAAATACCGTTGGGTGCCTGAGAAAGGGATTCAG GCGGACAAGGCTCTTGAAGAATTCATGAAATCCAAGGAGACAGTGGCAAAATCTATCCTTCAGATGGACAACGCACTGACTGACAAAGAGAAGGCAATTGAAG CTGAGAGTGCTCGGGCCAAGGCAGCTGAACTGCAGCAGAAGATGCTGGAGTTGGAACAGGCCAAGCTGGTCCAAATGGTGAAGGATCAAGAGAGGACCCATGCTGAGCAGATGCAGCTGCTGAAGGAGAAGGTGGAGGAAGAGAAGATGAGGATGCAAGAGGAGACTGAAAAGATGGTGCAGCATAAGCTTAAG GAACAGGAACAACTGCTGAAAGAAGGATTTCAGGAGACGTCCAGAGAGATGGCGGAAGAAATCAAGAGTCTCAGGAAAGAAAATAAAACCCCTGACTGGGTTGCTATATCTTCACAAATACGAGGAATATTTGAAAGTGTGGCACCTCTGATATTTCAATATAAAATGATGTCCAAGCTTTCAAGCCAGCCAAATGCAGAGAAGAAATAG